A window of Piliocolobus tephrosceles isolate RC106 chromosome 13, ASM277652v3, whole genome shotgun sequence contains these coding sequences:
- the LOC113221804 gene encoding uncharacterized protein LOC113221804, with translation MYPQSNSEASILNTNGASILNTNEASILNTNGATQGLQHPLPPKPRRLWLEFLPKSPGLLLLGTPRHQMSHWQATPGPGLRPRKLLLPPHNPRDLSGLCPGLRKEAPTPIPALGCHLPGKIRPLSLHSPPEASAPSPSWFLVSKASVVFNLQEISDLLSPPSPTGCSDAPKYSLLEGQAPMATQRASPGALLDGATHPTH, from the exons ATGTATCCTCAGAGCAACTCAGAAGCCTCTATCCTGAATACCAACGGGGCCTCTATCCTGAACACCAACGAAGCCTCTATCCTGAATACCAACGGGGCCACTCAAGGTCTGCAGCATCCCTTGCCCCCGAAGCCCAGAAGACTCTGGTTAGAGTTTCTCCCCAAGTCCCCAGGCTTGCTGCTCCTTGGCACCCCCCGGCATCAGATGTCTCACTGGCAAGCAACACCGGGCCCAGGACTGCGGCCCCGAAAG CTTCTCCTTCCACCCCACAACCCTAGAGATCTTTCTGGGCTCTGCCCAGGCCTCAGAAAAGaagcccccacccccatccctgcccTGGGCTGTCACCTCCCAGGTAAGATTCGCCCTCTGTCCCTCCACAGCCCTCCCGAggcctctgccccctcccccagctggTTTCTGGTCTCCAAAGCCAGTGTGGTGTTTAATCTCCAAGAGATTAGTGACCTGCTTTCGCCGCCCTCCCCCACAGGCTGCTCGGATGCCCCTAAATATTCCCTGCTGGAAGGGCAGGCCCCCATGGCCACCCAGAGAGCGTCTCCAGGTGCCCTCCTTGACGGTgccacccaccccacccactgA